One window from the genome of Lysobacter helvus encodes:
- the lptG gene encoding LPS export ABC transporter permease LptG, whose product MAVRARREDVHAEAASRGSVGMMPFPKIHDLYIGRVVIVTVLATWGIVLGLDLIQATIGELGDIGTGRYDFMHALVSILYTAPRRAYTLFPTAAVVGALMGLGQLAASSELTALRAVGLSRRRLSGAVALALALLTLLMVVNGETLAPWGQRQADNVKSEAKSNNAISAQYQGVWAREGDMFLNAHTGQQRTSGADHWLELRDVSLYQFDERGRLASIAQAAVAEHRQSGWLLRDVVRTRFDDASVRQEHIPEERWKTQLDDAALAASVTRPRYLPSKELKNSIDYFKRNGLDSLDFEEIYWSRWFYALNVLALCLAAVPFAFGSLRSGGLGKRLFIGIVFALGFWMLQTLFGNLARAYHIDFRIAYLLPLVVMMGTSMLLFRRRSG is encoded by the coding sequence CTGGCTGTACGTGCGCGACGGGAAGATGTCCACGCCGAAGCTGCGTCGCGCGGGAGCGTCGGCATGATGCCGTTCCCGAAGATCCACGACCTCTACATCGGGCGCGTGGTGATCGTCACCGTGCTCGCGACGTGGGGCATCGTGCTCGGCCTGGACCTGATCCAGGCCACGATCGGCGAACTCGGCGACATCGGCACGGGCCGCTACGACTTCATGCACGCGCTGGTGTCGATCCTCTACACCGCGCCGCGCCGTGCGTACACGTTGTTCCCCACCGCGGCCGTCGTCGGTGCGCTGATGGGGCTGGGCCAGCTGGCCGCCAGTTCCGAACTCACCGCGTTGCGCGCGGTGGGCCTGTCGCGCCGTCGCCTGAGCGGTGCGGTTGCGCTCGCGCTGGCGTTGCTGACGTTGCTGATGGTGGTCAACGGCGAAACGCTCGCGCCTTGGGGCCAGCGCCAGGCCGACAACGTGAAGTCGGAAGCCAAGTCCAACAACGCGATCTCCGCGCAGTACCAGGGCGTGTGGGCGCGCGAAGGCGACATGTTCCTCAACGCGCACACCGGGCAGCAGCGCACGTCGGGCGCGGACCACTGGCTCGAGCTGCGCGACGTGAGCCTGTACCAGTTCGACGAACGCGGGCGGCTGGCCTCGATCGCGCAGGCCGCGGTCGCCGAGCATCGCCAGTCCGGCTGGCTGCTGCGCGACGTGGTGCGCACGAGATTCGACGATGCCTCGGTGCGGCAGGAACACATCCCGGAGGAACGCTGGAAGACGCAGCTGGACGACGCCGCGCTCGCCGCCAGCGTCACGCGCCCGCGCTACCTGCCGTCGAAGGAACTGAAGAACAGCATCGACTACTTCAAGCGCAACGGCCTGGATTCGCTCGACTTCGAAGAGATCTACTGGAGCCGCTGGTTCTACGCGCTCAACGTGCTCGCGTTGTGCCTGGCGGCGGTGCCGTTCGCGTTCGGTTCGCTGCGCAGCGGCGGGCTGGGCAAGCGCCTGTTCATCGGCATCGTGTTCGCGCTCGGCTTCTGGATGCTGCAGACGCTGTTCGGCAACCTCGCACGCGCCTACCACATCGATTTCCGCATCGCCTACCTGTTGCCGCTGGTGGTGATGATGGGGACGTCGATGCTGTTGTTCCGGCGACGGTCGGGCTAG
- the lptF gene encoding LPS export ABC transporter permease LptF produces MPKLDRYLTREFTQSVFAAMVVLGLVSLGGVFADLLGEIARGKVPAGLLLSQLGLRLVDFLPILLPLSLMLGLLLALGRLYRDSEMPVLASIGIGPGRMLRPLMMVTLPVVAVIAVCALWLGPSAKRLGDQMVYEANRNLLITGLEPGKFTALPNNGGIVYVGGMSADGRTFTQMFVHRLEGERVDVSTSASGSLYLERDGTRYLRLDDGFRVEGPAGPGRDYRLMRYKRNELRLPDADIKRRKNDPELESTLDLLTDARPEAAAQLHWRIAPILLALAFALIAVPMARSAPRQARYGRVLMAFLGYLVGMNLTILGTQWISEGKSPAALGLWWLFLPLLAFAAWLYVRDGKMSTPKLRRAGASA; encoded by the coding sequence ATGCCCAAGCTTGACCGCTATCTCACGCGCGAATTCACCCAATCCGTATTCGCCGCGATGGTGGTGCTGGGCCTGGTGAGCCTGGGCGGCGTGTTCGCCGACCTGCTCGGCGAGATCGCGCGCGGCAAGGTCCCGGCGGGCCTGCTGCTCTCGCAGCTGGGCCTGCGCCTGGTGGATTTCCTGCCCATCCTGCTGCCGCTGTCGCTGATGCTCGGCCTGCTGCTGGCGCTGGGCCGGCTGTATCGCGATTCCGAAATGCCCGTGCTGGCCTCCATCGGCATCGGCCCGGGCCGCATGTTGCGTCCGCTGATGATGGTGACCTTGCCGGTCGTGGCGGTCATCGCGGTGTGCGCCCTGTGGCTGGGCCCGTCGGCCAAGCGCCTGGGCGACCAGATGGTCTACGAGGCCAACCGCAACCTGCTGATCACGGGCCTGGAGCCCGGCAAGTTCACCGCGCTGCCGAACAACGGCGGCATCGTGTACGTGGGCGGCATGAGCGCGGACGGGCGCACCTTCACGCAGATGTTCGTGCATCGGCTGGAAGGCGAGCGCGTGGACGTGAGCACGTCGGCGTCCGGGTCGCTGTACCTGGAGCGCGACGGCACGCGTTACCTGCGCCTGGACGATGGCTTCCGCGTCGAAGGCCCGGCCGGCCCCGGTCGCGATTACCGCCTGATGCGCTACAAGCGCAACGAACTGCGCCTGCCCGACGCCGACATCAAGCGCAGGAAGAACGATCCGGAACTGGAATCGACGCTGGACCTGCTGACCGACGCGCGCCCCGAAGCCGCCGCGCAACTGCACTGGCGCATCGCGCCGATCCTGTTGGCGCTCGCCTTCGCGCTGATCGCGGTGCCGATGGCGCGCAGCGCGCCGCGGCAGGCGCGTTACGGCCGCGTGCTGATGGCCTTCCTCGGATACCTCGTGGGCATGAACCTCACCATCCTCGGCACGCAGTGGATTTCCGAAGGCAAGTCGCCTGCGGCGCTGGGTCTTTGGTGGTTGTTCCTGCCGCTGCTCGCGTTCGCGGCCTGGCTGTACGTGCGCGACGGGAAGATGTCCACGCCGAAGCTGCGTCGCGCGGGAGCGTCGGCATGA